From the genome of Acidaminococcus sp.:
CCGCCAGAAGCTGTCCCTCATCGTTTTCCTGGTTACGTTCGTCGCTTCCATCGCGGGTGTATCCAGTTTCGGCTGGTCCATGAATGACCTGTCCGCCTGCTTTCTCTTCACTGCAGTTGCAGCCGGCGTCATCAATCGTGTCAAGGCCAATGATCTTGTAAACATCATCATTGCCGGTGCCAAAGATGGTCTCACTCCGGCCCTTGTTATCGGCCTGGCCAGAGGTATCCAGTGGATTCTGACTGCATCTGCCATCATCGACCCGATCATCAACGCCATTTCCAAACCGCTGATGGCGATGCCGAAATACGCTACGCCGATTGCCGTCATGGTTGTCATTGCCCTCTTTAACGGACTTATTACGTCCGGTTCCGCAAAAGCAATGGCCCTGATGCCGATTCTGATTCCGCTCGCCGACCTCGTCGGCATGACGCGTCAGACTATGATTCTGGCCTTCCAGTTTGGTGATGGCTTAACAAACTCCGCCTGGTTTACAAGCGGTACCCTGCTGATTTTCCTGACCATCGCCGGCATTCCGCTGAAGAAATGGTGGAAATTCGTCACGCCGCTGCTTCTGATATTAACGGTCGTCTGCGTCATCGCACTGATCGTGGCTACTAAAATTAATTACGGTCCATTCTGATCGTAAGAGGAGGTAATTCCATTGGATGTGAAACAAGAAATTGAAAGTATACAAGATGAACTGGTGGGAATGCGCCGCTATCTGCATGAGCATCCGGAGCAATCGTGGCACGAATATGAAACCCAGGCATACATTATCAAATACCTGGAAAAATTAGGCATTCCCTATGTGAAATCCACGAAATCCGGTGTCATTGCGACCATCAAGGGGCCGCACTCCTCCGATAAAATTCTCGGTATCCGGGCCGATATCGATGCGCTGCCGATCACAGAGCTCGGTTCCTGCGAATACAAATCCCAAAATGAAGGCACCATGCATGCCTGCGGACACGATACTCACATCACGATTTTGCTCGGTACGGCAAAGATGCTGGCAAAGATGAAAGATGAACTCACCATCACGGTGAGACTTATTTTCCAGCCTGCCGAAGAAAAAATCGACGACAGCGGTGCCTACTACATGAAAAACGATCCTCTGGTCAATGAATGTTCCCGCCTGATTGCGCTTCATATCTGGAGCGAGATTCCCATTGGCTGTGCTTCCCTTCGCTACGGGCCGGTCATGAGTGCCGCTGATACCTTTGATGTCTACATTGAAGGCAAGGGCGGCCACGGCGCGCTGCCGCACCAGACCATTGACCCCATCGTGGCGGGTGCTCAGTTCGTCAACGAAGTGCAGACGGTAGTAAGCCGCGAAGTCAGTCCCCTGGAACCGGCCGTAATCAGCGTAACCGCCTTCAATTCCGGCACGACTTCCAACGTCATTCCGGGAACCGCTCACCTTCAGGGCACGACCAGAACCTTCAACGATGACCTGCGGAACGCCTATCCCGGGATTCTCGAAAGAATCGCAAAAGGCGTCGCCGAAACGTCCAGAACGAACATCAAAGTAGATTACCACTTTGGCCCGCCTCCCATGATCAACGATGATGACTGCGTCAAGACCGGACGCGTCGCCTGCGCCAAAGTCTTTGACAAGGACAAAATCATCGATTGGGAACTACAGATGGGCGGCGAAGACTTCGCAAAGTATAAAGTGCCGAAATGCCTGCTGCTCTTAGGCGGCGGCTTCGAGGACAAAAACAGAAGATATCCGCAGCATAGTCCTTACTTCGACATCGATGA
Proteins encoded in this window:
- a CDS encoding amidohydrolase translates to MKQEIESIQDELVGMRRYLHEHPEQSWHEYETQAYIIKYLEKLGIPYVKSTKSGVIATIKGPHSSDKILGIRADIDALPITELGSCEYKSQNEGTMHACGHDTHITILLGTAKMLAKMKDELTITVRLIFQPAEEKIDDSGAYYMKNDPLVNECSRLIALHIWSEIPIGCASLRYGPVMSAADTFDVYIEGKGGHGALPHQTIDPIVAGAQFVNEVQTVVSREVSPLEPAVISVTAFNSGTTSNVIPGTAHLQGTTRTFNDDLRNAYPGILERIAKGVAETSRTNIKVDYHFGPPPMINDDDCVKTGRVACAKVFDKDKIIDWELQMGGEDFAKYKVPKCLLLLGGGFEDKNRRYPQHSPYFDIDERALGLGVNYFVEYVRAYEDELK